In a genomic window of uncultured Flavobacterium sp.:
- a CDS encoding response regulator: MNLNILIVDDHPMTVDSYVNLLSDGEFQEDIPNFIKSYNCEDAYNKIIFYLKQNINIDVAFLDINLPPYKPLNINDGIDLAFLIKEKFTKCKIVLLTMRSEPLTVDKIIKGIQPQGFISKNDINFELFPVICKNIINGEIFRSSTIVESQRELFKKNINWDNHDNQILILISQGVKTVNLPDYIPLSMSAIEKRKANIKDQLLRGKGSDKDLIEKAKTLGLL; this comes from the coding sequence ATGAATCTTAATATTTTGATCGTCGACGACCATCCGATGACCGTGGATAGTTACGTCAACCTGTTATCTGATGGCGAATTTCAAGAAGACATTCCAAACTTTATAAAAAGCTATAACTGCGAAGATGCTTACAATAAAATTATTTTTTATTTAAAGCAAAATATTAACATTGATGTAGCATTCCTCGATATAAATTTGCCACCGTATAAACCATTAAATATTAATGATGGTATTGATTTAGCATTTCTTATAAAAGAAAAATTTACAAAATGTAAAATAGTTCTCCTTACAATGCGAAGTGAGCCTTTGACTGTAGACAAAATAATAAAAGGCATCCAGCCTCAGGGTTTTATATCAAAAAATGATATCAATTTTGAGTTATTTCCTGTGATCTGTAAAAATATTATTAATGGCGAAATATTTAGAAGCAGTACAATAGTAGAATCACAAAGGGAACTATTTAAAAAAAATATAAATTGGGACAATCATGATAATCAGATTTTAATATTAATTTCTCAAGGTGTCAAAACGGTTAACCTTCCTGATTATATCCCTCTTTCTATGAGCGCTATCGAAAAAAGAAAAGCAAACATAAAAGATCAGTTACTGCGGGGAAAAGGAAGCGACAAAGATTTGATAGAAAAAGCAAAAACATTAGGATTATTATAA
- a CDS encoding alkene reductase — MKYQKLFQHYNLSGNHLENRFLMAPMTRSRASQPGDIPNALMAEYYAQRSTAGIIITEAVQVSLQGKGYAKTPGIYSKQQIEGWKLITDAVHQNGSKIFLQLWHVGRVSSSKVNGLQPIAPSSLTAQNTSVYIFDGAPNGDATFVPVDEPREMNKSDIEIVIKEFVLGAKNAIEAGFDGVEIHGANGYLIDQFLRSNSNKRTDEYGGSKENRIRLLLEISKAVSNAVGKEKTGVRLSPFISFKDMDDPEILETIMLSAEELNKLDVAYIHLCEADWDEAPQIPIDFRSKLRDTFKNTIIATGNKTPEEAEKLLQENLVDLVGFGRNFLTNPDYPARVKENLSLNKISDNHTLFGGGGARGYIDYPFF; from the coding sequence ATGAAGTATCAAAAACTATTTCAGCACTATAATTTAAGTGGTAATCATTTAGAAAACCGCTTTTTAATGGCTCCAATGACGCGTTCAAGAGCTTCACAGCCTGGTGATATTCCAAATGCTTTAATGGCAGAATATTATGCCCAGCGAAGTACGGCAGGTATTATAATTACAGAAGCAGTTCAGGTTTCTCTACAAGGAAAAGGATATGCCAAAACACCCGGAATTTACAGTAAGCAGCAAATAGAAGGCTGGAAATTAATAACAGATGCTGTACATCAAAACGGGAGTAAAATATTTCTGCAGTTGTGGCATGTTGGCAGAGTAAGCAGTTCTAAAGTAAACGGGTTACAGCCAATCGCACCTTCGTCACTAACGGCTCAAAATACAAGTGTTTACATTTTTGACGGCGCTCCAAATGGTGATGCCACTTTTGTGCCTGTAGACGAACCAAGAGAAATGAATAAAAGCGATATTGAGATTGTAATTAAAGAATTTGTTCTAGGTGCAAAAAATGCTATTGAAGCGGGTTTTGATGGTGTTGAAATTCACGGGGCAAATGGTTATCTGATCGATCAGTTTTTGAGAAGCAATAGCAATAAAAGAACTGATGAATATGGAGGTAGTAAGGAAAACAGAATTCGTTTACTGCTTGAAATTTCAAAAGCGGTATCGAATGCAGTCGGAAAAGAAAAAACAGGAGTAAGGCTTTCTCCCTTTATTAGTTTTAAAGATATGGATGATCCGGAGATTCTTGAAACGATAATGCTTTCAGCAGAAGAGCTGAACAAACTTGATGTTGCGTACATTCATCTTTGCGAAGCGGATTGGGATGAGGCACCTCAAATTCCAATTGATTTCAGAAGTAAACTTAGAGATACTTTTAAAAATACCATTATCGCTACCGGCAATAAAACTCCTGAAGAAGCTGAAAAATTGCTTCAGGAAAATTTGGTTGATTTAGTTGGTTTTGGAAGAAATTTTTTGACTAATCCGGATTATCCAGCCAGAGTGAAAGAAAATTTGAGCTTAAATAAAATTTCAGATAATCATACTTTATTTGGAGGCGGCGGTGCACGAGGCTATATTGATTATCCTTTTTTTTGA
- a CDS encoding polysaccharide deacetylase family protein gives MKDRRTFIKQAGLAGLAGLIPINTFSASDIKADELTKNENSASKWADGSRLVVSVSMQFEAGGQPVNSESPFPQNMQKGFVDLPGETWYQYGYKEGIPRMLDNWDKFGIKVTSHMVGSAVLKNPELAKEIVQRGHEAAAHGMDWATEYSMPYETEKKFIKDGAEAIKKVTGFEPVGYNANWLRRGPNTLEILQELGFKYHIDDLSRDEPFLLKVKGNDFAVVPYTIRCNDIVLIEGKNFSADQFARQVIMEFDQLYKESETKRRQMSISFHDRIGGTPQMVSAATEIISYIQKHKGVSFKRKDEIAQMAYQDKSIIRE, from the coding sequence ATGAAAGACAGAAGAACATTTATTAAACAAGCAGGTCTTGCCGGCCTTGCGGGTTTGATCCCAATAAACACATTTTCTGCAAGTGATATTAAAGCAGACGAATTAACTAAGAATGAAAATTCTGCTTCTAAATGGGCCGATGGATCTCGTTTGGTGGTTTCGGTATCGATGCAGTTTGAAGCGGGCGGACAACCGGTAAATTCTGAAAGTCCATTTCCGCAAAATATGCAGAAAGGTTTTGTAGATCTTCCTGGAGAAACCTGGTACCAATATGGGTATAAAGAAGGAATTCCCAGAATGCTGGACAATTGGGATAAATTCGGAATCAAGGTTACCTCGCACATGGTGGGATCTGCAGTTTTGAAAAATCCGGAATTAGCCAAAGAAATTGTACAAAGAGGACATGAAGCTGCGGCACACGGTATGGACTGGGCAACAGAATATTCTATGCCATATGAAACAGAAAAAAAGTTCATCAAAGACGGGGCAGAAGCTATTAAAAAAGTAACCGGTTTTGAACCTGTGGGTTATAATGCAAATTGGTTAAGACGCGGTCCAAATACACTGGAAATTCTGCAGGAACTTGGTTTTAAATATCATATTGACGATTTAAGCCGTGATGAACCTTTTTTATTAAAAGTAAAAGGGAATGATTTTGCAGTAGTTCCATACACCATTCGCTGTAATGATATTGTATTAATAGAAGGGAAAAATTTTAGTGCAGATCAGTTTGCACGTCAGGTTATAATGGAGTTTGACCAGCTTTATAAAGAATCAGAAACAAAGCGCAGACAGATGTCAATAAGTTTTCATGATCGAATAGGAGGAACGCCGCAAATGGTTAGCGCGGCGACAGAAATCATTAGTTATATTCAAAAACATAAAGGAGTTAGTTTTAAACGAAAAGACGAGATTGCTCAAATGGCTTATCAGGATAAGAGCATTATAAGAGAATAA
- a CDS encoding nuclear transport factor 2 family protein: MEKVVFKSKMKTIKLITVMLLIGFSAQAQVYTDEEIKTKETAEKFFGYIGAKDPEKIASMVSEKVDWYIFESKYMPWTGHRSKREEISELFKTLFSYFIDGSEKLEAQSFLVRGNEVAVFGFVERTVKKNGKHFKMPLAIHLTIENNLISKFSLYEETLVIEKVLK, translated from the coding sequence ATGGAAAAAGTAGTCTTTAAATCAAAAATGAAAACTATAAAATTAATAACCGTAATGTTATTGATTGGTTTTTCGGCACAAGCACAAGTTTATACTGATGAAGAAATCAAAACAAAAGAAACTGCAGAGAAATTCTTTGGATATATTGGAGCGAAAGATCCTGAAAAAATAGCTTCTATGGTTTCTGAAAAAGTAGATTGGTATATTTTCGAATCGAAATATATGCCATGGACGGGACATCGCTCTAAGAGAGAAGAAATTTCTGAATTATTCAAAACACTTTTTAGTTACTTTATTGATGGAAGTGAAAAACTCGAAGCACAATCTTTTTTAGTAAGAGGAAATGAAGTAGCGGTTTTTGGTTTTGTTGAAAGAACGGTGAAAAAAAACGGTAAACATTTTAAAATGCCTCTTGCGATTCATCTAACAATAGAAAATAATCTGATTAGTAAATTTTCACTCTACGAAGAAACGCTGGTTATTGAAAAAGTACTGAAATAA
- a CDS encoding alginate export family protein — translation MKNKILFVVLLISFSGFAQRYPAFKSLRFDENYSVLKNDTASNDWYKTMKFLPLSASKETYISFGGDIRFQYFYAKNENWGDGPQDNDGYVLGRYLFHADFHAGKFFRTFVQTQSSMADGRIDPNPVEQNPLEVHQAFADFNFINEGAKKLILRVGRQELTYGSQRLVAVRDGPNNRQSFDGIKAIVSRQNFTTDLFYSHYVVAHDGIFDDASNKDRQLWGSYLVFNKIPVIKNIDVYYLGYERAHAAFNDATGKENRQSVGTRIWGKTENWRYDGEAVYQFGNVADKNISAWTASINAGYRFNTVKFRPEIGFKTEVISGDKTEGDTSLQTFNPLFPRGAYFGLASVIGPSNLIDFHPSLSFEILKNVDWVIDYDMFWRYSSNDGIYAPNTTLIYPGDTTTAKKIGNQLESEMIWEPNQYLYFRLEATWFQAKDYIKASGTGKNIFFTGITMQLHF, via the coding sequence ATGAAAAACAAAATCCTATTTGTGGTTTTATTGATTTCATTTTCTGGTTTTGCACAACGATATCCTGCTTTTAAATCACTGCGATTTGATGAAAATTATAGTGTTTTAAAAAATGATACCGCAAGCAATGATTGGTATAAAACAATGAAATTCCTGCCACTTTCTGCTTCCAAAGAAACGTATATCAGTTTTGGGGGCGATATACGATTTCAGTACTTCTATGCTAAAAATGAAAATTGGGGAGATGGTCCGCAGGATAACGACGGTTATGTTTTGGGAAGGTATTTATTTCATGCCGATTTTCATGCCGGAAAATTTTTCAGAACTTTTGTTCAGACACAAAGCAGTATGGCAGACGGCAGAATTGATCCGAATCCCGTAGAACAAAATCCGCTTGAAGTACATCAGGCTTTTGCAGATTTTAATTTCATAAATGAGGGCGCAAAAAAACTTATTTTAAGAGTAGGAAGACAGGAACTCACTTATGGATCACAGCGTTTGGTTGCCGTTAGGGACGGGCCAAATAACAGGCAATCTTTTGACGGAATTAAAGCAATTGTATCCAGACAAAATTTTACAACAGATTTGTTTTATTCACATTATGTTGTAGCTCACGATGGTATTTTTGATGATGCATCGAATAAAGACAGGCAATTATGGGGAAGTTATTTGGTGTTTAACAAAATACCGGTGATCAAAAATATTGATGTTTATTATTTAGGTTATGAAAGAGCTCATGCAGCGTTTAATGATGCAACGGGAAAAGAAAACCGACAATCTGTAGGAACACGAATTTGGGGTAAAACAGAAAACTGGCGTTATGACGGAGAAGCTGTTTACCAATTTGGGAATGTTGCAGATAAAAATATTAGTGCCTGGACAGCTTCTATTAATGCAGGATATCGGTTTAATACGGTAAAATTTCGTCCTGAAATTGGTTTTAAAACCGAAGTAATAAGCGGAGACAAAACGGAAGGCGATACAAGTTTGCAAACCTTTAATCCGCTTTTTCCAAGAGGTGCTTATTTCGGATTAGCTTCCGTAATTGGGCCTTCGAATTTGATTGATTTTCATCCATCATTGAGTTTTGAAATTCTCAAAAACGTTGATTGGGTAATTGATTATGATATGTTTTGGAGATACAGCAGCAATGATGGTATTTATGCGCCAAATACTACTTTGATTTATCCCGGAGATACCACGACAGCAAAGAAAATAGGAAATCAGTTAGAAAGCGAAATGATTTGGGAGCCTAATCAATATCTTTATTTCAGACTCGAAGCGACTTGGTTTCAGGCCAAAGATTATATCAAAGCATCCGGAACAGGTAAAAATATATTCTTTACAGGAATTACGATGCAGCTTCATTTTTAA
- a CDS encoding amidohydrolase — MKRIFLILLSFFGLLVQSQEKADLILYNGKIATMQKAGEFVQALAIKDGIILATGTSKSILESYKTTSTKIVDAKGKTVVPGLNDSHIHVIREGLNYNSELRWDGVKTLKRAMEMLKEQAARTPPGVWIKVIGGWNEYGFEEKRQPTIEEINAAVPDKPVFITYLYGKAFLNKKGIEVLGYTKDTHYEGSVLEQDKNGNLTGLMFAKETPKAIYTTLGLTTKLTPEERINSSLQFNRELNRFGLTSVIDAAGGSQNFPSDYATSMELAKQGKLNLRISYYLFAQQKGKELQDYEKWVAETVINKNDNLLVANGYTEEGAGENIVASAADFENFLEPRIVLSDEMEKDLEPIIRLLVKNRWPFRLHATYGESIDRMLNVFEKVNKEIPFNGLRWFFDHAETITPQELERVKALNGGIAVQFRMYFQGELYEKMYGAPKTQLPPIKKMLEMGIPVGMGTDATRISTYNPWMAMHWLITGKTLGGMQFWPKEQVLDKFTALQLYSSGSAWFSGEEKEKGKLIKGMYADMSILSEDYFTISADKVRNIESDLTIVNGKIVYGAREFKILDPEIAPVIPDWSPVKYFGGYTKKL, encoded by the coding sequence ATGAAACGAATATTTTTAATACTATTATCCTTCTTTGGTCTGTTGGTTCAGTCTCAGGAAAAAGCAGATTTGATTCTTTACAACGGAAAAATTGCCACAATGCAAAAAGCTGGCGAATTTGTTCAGGCGCTGGCAATAAAAGACGGAATTATTCTGGCAACAGGAACTTCTAAAAGTATTTTAGAAAGTTATAAAACCACTTCGACTAAAATTGTTGATGCGAAAGGTAAAACCGTTGTTCCGGGATTAAATGACAGCCATATTCATGTTATTCGTGAAGGCTTAAATTATAACTCAGAATTGCGTTGGGATGGAGTAAAAACGCTAAAAAGAGCCATGGAAATGCTTAAAGAACAAGCAGCAAGAACTCCGCCGGGCGTTTGGATAAAAGTTATCGGAGGCTGGAACGAATATGGTTTTGAAGAAAAAAGACAACCAACAATCGAGGAAATAAATGCTGCAGTTCCTGACAAACCTGTTTTTATAACGTATCTCTACGGCAAAGCTTTTTTAAACAAAAAAGGAATCGAAGTTTTAGGTTATACCAAAGACACTCATTATGAAGGAAGTGTTTTGGAACAGGATAAAAACGGAAATCTAACCGGATTAATGTTTGCAAAAGAAACTCCAAAAGCAATTTATACTACTTTGGGATTAACCACAAAATTAACTCCAGAAGAAAGAATCAACAGTTCTCTTCAGTTTAATCGAGAATTAAATCGTTTTGGATTAACCTCTGTAATTGATGCAGCAGGAGGATCTCAAAATTTCCCATCAGATTATGCAACTTCTATGGAATTGGCGAAACAGGGAAAACTAAACCTTAGAATCTCTTACTATTTGTTTGCACAGCAAAAAGGCAAGGAACTTCAGGATTATGAAAAATGGGTTGCCGAAACGGTTATCAATAAAAACGATAATCTTTTGGTTGCCAACGGTTATACTGAAGAAGGTGCCGGAGAAAACATCGTAGCTTCTGCCGCCGATTTTGAAAACTTTCTGGAACCAAGAATTGTACTTTCTGATGAAATGGAAAAAGATCTTGAACCCATTATTCGTCTGCTTGTTAAAAACAGATGGCCGTTTCGATTGCATGCTACTTATGGTGAATCAATTGACAGAATGCTGAATGTTTTTGAAAAAGTAAATAAAGAAATTCCATTTAATGGTTTACGATGGTTTTTTGATCATGCCGAAACCATTACGCCTCAGGAATTAGAACGTGTAAAAGCGCTTAATGGCGGAATTGCAGTTCAGTTCAGAATGTATTTTCAGGGAGAATTGTATGAGAAAATGTACGGCGCTCCAAAAACACAGCTTCCTCCAATTAAAAAAATGCTCGAAATGGGAATTCCGGTAGGAATGGGAACTGATGCTACACGTATTTCAACCTACAATCCATGGATGGCGATGCATTGGCTTATTACAGGAAAAACGTTAGGAGGAATGCAGTTCTGGCCAAAGGAGCAGGTTTTGGATAAATTTACTGCGCTTCAATTGTATTCTTCAGGAAGTGCTTGGTTTTCGGGTGAAGAAAAAGAAAAAGGAAAATTAATAAAAGGAATGTATGCCGATATGTCGATTTTATCAGAAGATTATTTTACGATTTCAGCCGATAAAGTTCGAAATATCGAATCGGATCTGACAATTGTAAATGGAAAAATAGTGTACGGTGCAAGAGAATTTAAAATACTTGATCCTGAAATTGCTCCAGTAATTCCGGATTGGTCGCCAGTAAAATATTTTGGAGGATACACTAAAAAACTTTAA
- a CDS encoding alpha/beta hydrolase, which produces MKTKLLKTAFLNFKSKTAQLITVSILLITLISCNKKTEETAATQTSPVASSETPETTPANPPANFKHDYAEVNGVKIHYVIGGKGEPLVLVHGFGQNWYMWNRLLPELSKHFTVIAPDLRGVGESDKPEGGYDKKNMAKDIHELVKKLGYNNINLAGHDIGLMVAYAYAAQYGSEVKKVALMDALLPGIEPVWSQVSASAWWFGFFAWPASGDIVSGKEKEFLTSFWPVVGHVKDPFTPEETAEFIRAYAVKDGAKSTFKWFAAFPQDGKDNLILAKTKLKMPLLAMGGEYFAAAFLKEHSKLVAENVTESKIAGSGHWLVQENTAQVQKDLLAFFLAK; this is translated from the coding sequence ATGAAAACGAAATTATTAAAGACCGCTTTTTTAAACTTTAAAAGTAAAACAGCCCAGCTCATAACCGTTAGTATTTTACTAATAACCTTAATTTCCTGTAATAAAAAAACAGAAGAAACTGCTGCAACACAAACTTCACCTGTTGCATCTTCTGAAACTCCTGAAACTACACCTGCAAATCCGCCTGCGAATTTTAAACATGATTATGCAGAAGTAAATGGAGTAAAAATTCATTACGTAATTGGTGGTAAAGGAGAACCTCTTGTACTCGTTCATGGTTTTGGACAAAATTGGTACATGTGGAATCGTCTGTTGCCAGAACTTTCAAAACATTTTACGGTTATCGCTCCGGACTTAAGAGGTGTAGGCGAATCTGATAAACCAGAAGGAGGTTATGATAAAAAAAATATGGCTAAAGATATTCATGAACTGGTAAAGAAATTAGGATATAATAATATCAATCTGGCAGGACATGATATTGGTCTAATGGTGGCTTATGCATATGCTGCACAATACGGAAGTGAAGTTAAAAAAGTAGCGTTAATGGATGCCTTGCTTCCTGGTATAGAGCCAGTTTGGTCACAAGTTTCGGCTTCTGCATGGTGGTTTGGTTTTTTTGCATGGCCGGCTTCAGGAGATATTGTGAGTGGGAAAGAAAAAGAATTTTTAACAAGCTTCTGGCCTGTAGTAGGACATGTTAAAGATCCTTTTACACCAGAAGAAACAGCTGAATTTATTAGAGCTTATGCAGTTAAAGATGGCGCAAAATCTACTTTTAAATGGTTTGCAGCATTTCCTCAGGATGGAAAAGACAATTTAATTTTGGCAAAAACAAAACTAAAGATGCCGTTGCTTGCTATGGGCGGAGAATATTTTGCCGCTGCTTTCTTAAAAGAGCATTCAAAATTAGTTGCTGAAAATGTAACCGAATCTAAAATAGCCGGTTCAGGACATTGGCTGGTTCAGGAAAATACGGCGCAAGTTCAGAAAGATTTATTGGCTTTTTTTCTTGCTAAATAA
- a CDS encoding heme-binding protein has product MENSTNLETQTCPYLAQQAATAPAVIPDITTPILTTTNQPTVIGTSNLGLLNNFIGTWNSPTGANATGYNVMPLPQADVPSGYITKNFPYFEEISFSAIAGGAPNREGRYTQTSGVLFYEQRVYIANNADPNGQQPIENTLIHAENGSWLYHAIQPQLEGPYGPNTVPDNTIIPTQDPTTQYNKQISVPHGVSILMVGGPVVTGTGNPIFPTADRTQLPFTDQSIIDPSTYLTQQLDSLNANGITVTNYSSITVSTTNHGGGVNNINFENSFGKVISMETTWYVETLSNGTVQLQYIQNIVLQFLINGVPTEFLHIDANTLQKV; this is encoded by the coding sequence ATGGAAAATTCAACTAACCTAGAAACACAAACTTGCCCTTATCTGGCGCAACAAGCTGCTACGGCACCAGCGGTAATACCAGACATTACAACTCCAATTTTAACAACTACGAATCAGCCAACAGTTATTGGTACTTCTAATCTTGGACTTTTAAATAATTTTATTGGTACCTGGAACAGTCCCACGGGAGCTAATGCTACGGGTTACAATGTTATGCCATTGCCTCAGGCAGATGTTCCAAGTGGTTATATCACTAAAAACTTCCCTTATTTTGAAGAAATTTCTTTTTCGGCTATAGCGGGCGGAGCACCAAATCGCGAGGGCCGATACACACAAACAAGTGGCGTACTCTTTTATGAACAAAGAGTTTACATTGCTAACAATGCTGATCCAAACGGACAACAACCAATAGAAAACACCTTAATTCACGCCGAAAATGGCTCTTGGCTCTATCACGCAATACAACCTCAACTGGAAGGTCCTTATGGTCCAAATACAGTTCCTGACAATACCATTATTCCCACACAAGATCCAACGACTCAATACAACAAACAAATTTCGGTACCACACGGTGTTTCCATTTTGATGGTTGGAGGACCAGTTGTTACCGGAACAGGCAATCCAATTTTTCCAACCGCCGACAGAACTCAATTACCTTTTACAGACCAATCTATTATTGATCCATCAACCTATCTGACACAGCAATTGGATTCCTTAAATGCCAATGGAATTACAGTTACAAACTATTCCAGCATTACGGTAAGTACTACTAATCATGGTGGCGGAGTAAACAATATCAATTTTGAAAATTCTTTTGGTAAAGTAATTTCAATGGAAACGACTTGGTATGTTGAAACTTTGAGTAACGGAACCGTTCAGTTGCAATACATTCAAAATATTGTTTTACAGTTTTTGATTAATGGAGTTCCTACTGAATTTCTGCATATTGACGCCAATACTTTGCAAAAGGTATAA
- a CDS encoding ferritin-like domain-containing protein — protein METKKLFKFSDTVTKENIKDVMQQAIALELATIPTYLSTYYSINRAQDQDKLYAKIHAQLSQVGGRTPEKIDELAQELKVDILVYSNKAAALIMSVVIEEMLHLALACNVKQAVCQTAPDLMGIGKILTFPTQLDGHIPEFQINAAKLSLDQLTTFLQIESPEDFVDPHKDKQLLNTIEYHTIGKLYELIIKCVEKDFPGPYDYRPQLLPPDDSGNARPFYSQNSMNTVHYDRDHNPQFANHDDSGGLVGVYDAKSAIEALHRIVEQGEGQSSKDKPQHILEWGENKMPVPMEIIDGKAVFWPGDYDDNGKELAHFAKFLEAYSFGGYYQEKFSKIRGLDDFFSYFVYDTDANPKTADYVASGNQALALCSQLGNAVFAYILLMIEACYHKDESTQYDLFMYGIHKSMIWLLSGVGNQINQYTYTKGNAAYKGALTFEPFAFEQSFLRPKAQIMSLVDQLAKADPVNWGWAIKSENYFPSLPDVGLDHSIVADMPKVPGTPYTHQS, from the coding sequence ATGGAAACAAAAAAACTTTTTAAATTTTCGGATACGGTAACGAAAGAGAATATCAAGGATGTAATGCAACAAGCAATTGCGCTTGAACTTGCAACTATCCCAACGTATTTATCTACCTATTATTCGATAAACAGAGCACAGGATCAGGACAAATTGTACGCTAAAATCCACGCTCAGCTTTCTCAAGTCGGCGGACGTACTCCTGAAAAAATTGATGAATTGGCACAAGAACTTAAAGTCGACATATTGGTTTATTCCAATAAAGCAGCAGCTTTAATCATGAGTGTTGTGATCGAAGAAATGCTACACCTTGCTCTCGCCTGCAATGTCAAACAAGCTGTTTGTCAAACTGCACCGGATCTTATGGGAATTGGAAAAATATTAACCTTTCCAACACAATTAGACGGACATATTCCGGAGTTTCAAATTAATGCTGCAAAATTATCATTAGATCAATTGACTACTTTTTTGCAGATAGAAAGTCCTGAAGATTTTGTAGATCCTCATAAAGACAAACAATTATTAAATACAATTGAATATCATACTATTGGTAAATTGTACGAATTAATTATTAAGTGCGTAGAAAAAGATTTCCCGGGACCATATGATTACAGACCACAATTGCTTCCTCCGGATGATTCAGGAAATGCGAGACCATTCTATTCTCAAAATTCCATGAATACTGTGCATTATGACAGAGACCACAATCCTCAGTTTGCCAATCATGATGACAGTGGCGGACTTGTTGGAGTATATGATGCTAAATCAGCAATTGAAGCTTTACATCGTATTGTTGAACAGGGAGAAGGACAAAGTAGTAAAGACAAACCACAACATATCTTAGAATGGGGCGAAAATAAAATGCCTGTACCAATGGAGATTATTGATGGAAAGGCCGTTTTTTGGCCAGGTGATTATGATGATAACGGAAAAGAACTTGCTCACTTTGCTAAATTTCTGGAAGCCTACAGTTTTGGTGGTTACTATCAGGAAAAGTTTAGTAAGATTCGTGGCTTAGACGATTTCTTTAGCTATTTTGTATATGATACTGATGCAAATCCTAAAACAGCCGATTATGTTGCTTCGGGTAACCAGGCACTGGCATTGTGCTCACAATTGGGTAATGCCGTTTTTGCTTATATTCTTTTAATGATTGAAGCCTGCTATCACAAAGATGAAAGTACCCAATACGATTTATTCATGTACGGTATTCACAAATCGATGATCTGGCTTTTGAGCGGTGTTGGAAACCAAATCAATCAGTACACTTATACCAAAGGCAATGCAGCCTACAAAGGTGCTCTGACATTTGAACCTTTTGCATTTGAGCAAAGTTTTCTGAGACCCAAAGCACAAATTATGAGCTTAGTCGATCAATTGGCTAAAGCAGATCCTGTCAATTGGGGTTGGGCAATAAAAAGCGAAAATTATTTTCCGTCTCTACCAGATGTAGGACTAGATCATAGCATTGTAGCCGATATGCCTAAAGTACCAGGTACACCTTATACTCACCAATCTTAA